Within Sediminispirochaeta bajacaliforniensis DSM 16054, the genomic segment TCTTCACAAAAACAATGCAGCAAGAAAAAAATCCCGACTTAGCAAAGCCCTGAACGCTCTTCAGGTTCAGTAGGGTGGCGATTGTCCAGATTGTTATGGAAACCGGTAACAAACTGACAAAAGCAGAAATTATTGAACGCATTTACGAAAAACATGAGGTTAATCGGTCTGATATTCATGATGTGATCGATGCGCTTTTTGAAGAGTTGAAAGATGCACTTCAGGAGGATCGTGTCGTTGAGCTGAGGGGCTTTGGTACCTTCGAGATCAGAACCAGAAAAGGACGGGACCGTGCTCGCAATCCAAAGACTGGCGAGATCGTGCCGGTCAATACCCATGGTGTTGCTGTATTTCGACCAGGAAAGGAACTGAAGCAAATCGCCTGGCCCTTACGGGGAGAAAACGGCGGCTCCGGGGACGAGTAGTGTCGAGGATGCTTGCCGACGGAGGCAGCCGCGGGCTCTTGCGGAAAACCTTTGGGGAGCTGGGGCTGCTTTCGCTGTCCGCCTTTCTGTTTGCTTTCTCATTTCCGAGCTTTATTTCAATTGACGGTCTATGGCCGTTGGTTTTTATTGCCCTTATTCCGATTGTCCCTGTTATTCGGCGTTGTTCTTGGGCTGCGGCCCCCTTCTACGGCGCTTTTTACGGTTTCCTTTCATATGCTATTTTTAATTACTGGCTGACCACATTTCATCCTCTGGCGATTTTTATCGTTCCTGTGATTTATGCTGTCTATTTTCTTGTTCTCTTTCCTGCCTTGAAGGCCGTTGACCTGTTCTTTCCCCGATATGCGTATTGGATTCAGGCCGTTGTCTGGGTTGCCTACGAGTATTTAAGAACTCAGGGTTTTCTTGGATATCCCTATGGCAATCTCGGCTATGCACTCTACAAGGTACTTCCCGTGATTCAGATTTCC encodes:
- a CDS encoding HU family DNA-binding protein — protein: METGNKLTKAEIIERIYEKHEVNRSDIHDVIDALFEELKDALQEDRVVELRGFGTFEIRTRKGRDRARNPKTGEIVPVNTHGVAVFRPGKELKQIAWPLRGENGGSGDE